A stretch of the Sphingobacterium thalpophilum genome encodes the following:
- a CDS encoding carboxypeptidase-like regulatory domain-containing protein produces the protein MILRNPIFYILILTHISCNSANNFYQGKVLDENDKPIQGVTIFEEERKNSSTATTDSTGYFRLPRSPEWLGNLIFIKEGFKPDTIPSVRSQAGERIKYYFIENDTTVVRLKYAVADMLIGLNVRHFPIMDSTNFDNFENSGEPDTQGFLKRIKFDPKCKDAMNFRLHYKIPFSENFAAIVVSYQCGANELFTTLITVNKENKIIDKLDIAYDEVAESAFGKTSKIEKDKITVTSSNWMEEKPIFKDETYVLERNGKFKYKAQL, from the coding sequence ATGATCTTAAGGAACCCCATATTTTATATTCTGATACTGACACATATTTCTTGCAATTCAGCCAATAATTTTTATCAGGGAAAAGTGCTGGATGAAAACGACAAGCCGATTCAAGGTGTAACCATATTTGAGGAAGAAAGGAAGAACAGCTCGACAGCAACGACCGACAGTACCGGATATTTTAGGCTGCCCAGAAGCCCGGAATGGCTAGGTAACCTGATATTTATAAAAGAAGGATTTAAACCGGACACTATACCATCTGTCAGAAGTCAAGCCGGAGAACGGATAAAGTACTATTTTATTGAAAACGATACCACCGTTGTTAGGTTGAAGTATGCCGTAGCCGATATGCTTATTGGGCTCAACGTTCGGCATTTTCCAATAATGGACTCTACCAATTTCGACAACTTTGAAAATTCCGGTGAACCTGACACACAAGGATTCCTTAAACGGATCAAGTTTGATCCCAAGTGTAAAGATGCAATGAATTTCAGGTTACACTATAAAATACCTTTTTCTGAAAACTTTGCCGCTATAGTCGTTTCCTATCAATGCGGTGCAAACGAACTGTTCACCACTTTGATTACCGTAAATAAGGAAAACAAAATAATCGACAAGCTGGACATTGCTTATGACGAAGTAGCAGAATCAGCATTTGGTAAAACAAGTAAAATAGAAAAAGACAAAATAACAGTTACAAGCAGTAACTGGATGGAAGAAAAACCCATTTTCAAGGACGAGACTTACGTTTTAGAAAGGAATGGTAAGTTTAAATATAAAGCTCAATTATAA